CAAACCTGCCCCAGGCCCAGGGACTTGAATTGGGATAGCATCGACCTGTCTGTACAGCCGGCGTTCCGCTCGTCCGCGTCGCGTTGCGTCCGGTTGTCTCAACGGGGGTGTCGATGATGCGAGGTCTTGTCCCGTTCGTGGCGCTGGTCTTCGGCTGCGGTGTGATGGTGGCGGCAGCCGGTCAGACGGGGGTGCAAGCACCACAGGCAACGACTCAGGCGCCTGCCGCGCCGCAGAGTGGTCCTCCTGACGAATGGCTGCCGCCCGCGCCGAAGAACCTCAAGCTGCTGCCGAAGGACATCGAGCCGAAGGCGCTGCTCGCGGTGATGCGCGGGTTCAACGAAGCAATGGGCGTGCGGTGCGTGTACTGCCACGTGGCCGGCCCCGACCCGACGGACATGAGCGCCTTCAACTTCGAGAGCGATCGCAAGGGCAGCAAGGAAGCGACGCGCGAGATGATGAAGTACACCGATGCCGTGAACGAGGTCTTCCCCGCGTCGGTGGGCGACGCACCGAAGCCCGGCGAGTTGCGCGTGACCTGCTACTCCTGTCACCAGGGCCGACGTCATCCTCCCACCTCTCGTCCGGCAAATCAGCCACGAGAGGAATGACAGATGATGAGTGACGGGGCTCGCTGACGACGGGCTGCGGTTGCCCGTTGCCGGCTTGCCGGTTGCCGACTTGACAGTATGTGTTTAAACACACATACTGTCTGCATGCCGTCGCCACTGCAGACCGAACTCAAGCAGACACGGCCTTTCAAGACGCCGCTCGAAGAAGCGTTCGTGGCGATCATGCGGACCGCCGCGGTGCTCGAGCACACGCTCGAAACGGCGCTCAAGCCGCTCGGCATCACGAGCACGCAGTACAACGTGCTCCGCATCCTGCGCGGGGCCGGACATGACGGCCTGTGCCGCGGCGAAATCGGCGCGCGCATGGTCCGCCGCGTACCCGACGTCACACGGCTGCTCGATCGCCTCGAGGACGCTGGCTACATCGAACGCACGCGCGGTGCGGATCGCCGCTACGTCACGACGCGCATCACGCCGCAGGGGCTCGACGTCCTCGCCGGGCTCGACGCCACCATCACCGCGTTCCATCGCACGTATCTCGGCGCGCTGGTGCCCGATCAGGTGCAGACCCTCCTCGACCTGCTCGCCGAGATCCGCCGTTCACCCACGTAGCGCGAACTGACGAACGGGCTGTAGGGGCGACGCCTGCGTCGCCCCTACATGGCCATCGCTCCATGCGTCCATCTGTTCGACACCTCATTCATCCCATCAATACGAGACCAGGCTCATGACCACTGCCAGCGCATCATCCGTCACCACGTATCAGATCGACCCCGCCCACTCCGAGGCCACGTTCACGGTCCGTCACCTCATCACTCGGGTGCGCGGCAGCTTCACCGACTTCGCCGGGACCATCGCCTTCGACGAGGCCGACCGGGCGCGCTCGACCGTGTCGTTCACCATCCAGGCGGCCAGCATCGACACCAACCAGCCCGATCGCGACGCGCACCTTCGCTCGGCCGACTTCTTCGAGACCGAGACGTACCCCGCGATCACCTTCGCCAGCACCGGGATCGCGTCGACGGGTGGTGACGCGTACGCGGTGACGGGCGACTTCACGATCCGCGACGTCACCAAGTCCATTGCGCTCCCCGTGACGTTTCTCGGCAAGGCCAAGGATCCGTGGGGCAACGAGCGCGTGGCGTTCGAGGCCGAGTACACCATCAATCGCAAGGACTACGGCTTGAACTGGAACGCTGCGCTCGAAGCCGGCGGCGTCCTCGTGGGCGACGAGGTGAAGATCGGCCTGTCGATTCAGGCGATTCCCGCTCAGTGAGTCGCGGCAGTGGGCCAGGGCACCACCCATTCGACCAATGCGTCGGTGGCGGTGCCCTCGGGCCGCACGCCCCCTGACATCTCCAGGTCGGACCACCGCAGCCGTCCGTGCACGCCCCACGGCAGCACGCGAACGCGGCCGGCCGACGGTTCGACGCGCACTTCGACGAAGCTCTGGAAGAACGGCGCCTCGTTCGAGTCGAACAACGCCGACAACCATTCCGCCGTGAACGGCCATCCGTGGAGCGCGCGGATCCACCACCAGGCAGGCCGCTTCCACCACGCGGTCGTCGCGTCGATCTTCGCGGCCACCGCGTCGTAGCGCGGGTAGTGCGCCCACGTCGGCGTCGCCGGATCGTCGGGCCACGCCAGAGACGATCCGAGACTCAGGTAGGCCCCTCCCCCACCATTCACCCAGTGATACATCGTCTCTGCCGGCGCGTCGGAGGGACGTTCGACGTAGTACTCGAGATCGTGCGTGTCGCCCGCCATCGCGATCGCCACGCCATGCCGCCGCAGCAGCGCGTGAATGGCCGCGAATCCCGTGGCGTCGGTATCTGTCGCATCGGCGTGATACCGGCCACCGGCGTAGAACGGGTGTCCGAGCACGACCATGATCGCCTTGCCGCGCGCAGCCGTCAGCGCGTCTTCCAGCCACTGCCACTGCAGCGGATCGACGCGCTGCGCGATGCCTGTGTCCAGCGCGATGAGCGCGAATCGCGCCGTCTGAATCTGGAAGAACGGCGCACGCTGGAAACCGACGGGCACGCGATACTCCGCCGCGAGGTGCTGCGCGCGTGCGATCAGGGCCTCGATGTCGGCGTCGGTGGTGCTGCCGATACCTTCATCGGCTTCGATCCGCGCCCGCATCGCCACGCGGGCGGCCGCTGGTTCGAGAAACGTCGCGGCGAAGCCTTCGAGCGCGTCGTACCAATCGTGGTTGCCAGGAATGGCATAGACCGGCACGCGCACGCCCTTGAACGGCAGCCAGAAGTTCGCCTCGTAATTGCGCATCGCCCCTGCCGGATAGACGACGTCCGACGAGATGACGAGGAACCTGACGCCGGGCTGCGCGGTGGCGGCCAGCAGTGAGTCCTTGAGCACGAGCTGCGACGCATCGCCTTCGCCCGTGTCTCCGATCACGATGAATCCGAAGTCGCCATCGGCGGGGAGTCCCGCGGGACTGACGGCGAACGCCTGCGCGCCGCTGCCCACCGGACGCACGCGCGACACCTCGCGCACCATCGCCTCGCGCCACGTGTCGGTGCGCGCCTCGGCCCAGGAGTTCCAGATCCCGGCGGCCCAGTTCTCGGTGTCGAAGTACCAGCTCATGCCCCACACGGGCACCGTTGCGGCGATCACGGCCGCCGCCGGCAGTCCGATGCGCAGGCCACGCCTGAGAGCCGTCAGTGGTGCGTAACGCATCTGGCGCACGCGCACGGCGAATCGGAGTCGCGCCACGAGCCACAGCCTGGCTGCCCGTTGCGCGGCACGCGCCGTCCGTCCCGCCGGCGACACGAGCACGAGCGCCCACGCAGCACGCTCGAGCGGACGCGTGAGCCGCCGGAACAGCAGACGCGCGGGCGTGACGAGGAACGCGGCAATCAGCAGCGCGATGAGCCAGTCGCCGAGCACGGCGATGGCGGGAGAGACCGTGGCGAGCAGGGATCCGTCAAACCCCATGCGCGCCGCGTGCAGGGCGAACAGCGTGGCGGTGAAGCCGACCACCCACTCGCGATCGTACGGTCCGCGGGCGGCCTCCTCCTCCTCGATGCGATCGGCGATCGCCGCCAGTTCCGGCCTGCCGTGCAGACCGAGGTCGACGAGCGCCGTGTCGCCCGCGTCACGCCAGGCGAGCACCGGTGCGCCAAGGACGTTCCACGCCGATCCGAGGATGCGCAGCGACGCCGTGATCGCCACGGTGAGCCACAGGACGCGATCGCGCAGGATCAGGATCACCAGCGCCACGACCAGATTGCCGACGAGCGGGAAGGCCCACGCGCGCCAGTTCAGCGGCGTGATGCCGCGGAGCGCGGCCTGTCCGCGCCAGGCATGACGCCCCGCGTCCAACAGGAACCACGCGCCGAGGATCGCGACGAACACCTCGGCCACGACGGCGGAACTGTTGAGGACGACGAGGCCGATGAGCGCCGTACCGGCGCCGTCGATCGAAGCCGCCCTGACATCTGCGGCGTGGGCACGCCGGAAGCCGTCGTAGACCTCGAGCAAGCCCGCGACAACGAGGAGTGCGCCAACGCGCGCCATCGCGCTCTCGGCCGCGATCGGCGTGACGAGCGCGAGTGCGGCGAGGACGAACAGCAGGATGCCCACGCCGCGCACGTGGCGCCGCGTGGGCAGGGGTTCGGGGAATGGTGTCAGTGGGCCGGAATCCAACGCGTCTGGCACGGCGGTTCCCGGACCGTCGACGCGACTACGGCAGTTCCCGCAGCCAGATGTTGCGGAAGCTGAGCGGCTCGCTCGGGTCGCCGTGCGCCTGCAGCTTGATCGGCGTGGGGCCGTGCACCTTGTAACTGGGCTTGCCGATGTACAGCGTCTGGCCCGTCAGTTGGTAGCCATTCTGGATCAACACGCCGTTGTGCAGCGCCGTGACGCGCGCGGGCGACTTCAACGACCCGTCGGCGTTGAACGTGGGCGCCGCCCAGATCACGTCGTAGGTGTTCCACTCGCCGGGCTTGCGCATCGCGTTCGCGAGCGGAATCGCCTGCTTGTAGATGCTGCCGGCCTGCCCGTTCGAATAAGTGCGGTTGTTGTACGAATCGAGGATCTGCAACTCGTATCCCCCGTCGCCGCCACCGACCGACGCGAGGAACAGGCCGCTGTTGCCGCGTCCCTGATCCTTGCCCGTGATGTTGGCCGGCACGCGCCACTCGATGTGGAGCTGGTAGTTGGTGAACGACTGCTTCGTCTGGATGTTGCCGACGGGCTTGTTCACGACGAAGACGCCGTCGGCAACGGTCCAGCCGGCGGGTGCGCCATCCTTCGCGTTCACCCAGGCATCGAGGTTCTGTCCGCCGAAGAGCACGATGGCGTCGGAGGGCGGCGCGGCGTCTGTCGCACCAGGCGTGACCACCTTCGGCTCCGGCTCCCACACCTCGGTGTCCTTCGGGCTGGGCTTCTGACCGGGAGCCTGCTCTTGTGCGGCCGCCAGGGGAACGACGAGCAGCGTCACGAGCACGCACGCCGCGGAAACACGAGTTCGCTTGGTCATGGCTCCGCGGAAATATAGCAGCTTCGCCGGGCACTCGCGTTCGCGCCTGCGGCGCTACGGCGCGGTGCGCCAGCAGGCGAGCTCAACGACCGCCGGATGAATCCGGCCGCTGGGGGGCCTGTGTCCGGCATTCGTCATTCGTCATTCCACCCGCATTCCCGGCATTGCGGCATTCCCCGCCCTACCGCTTCTTCGCCGCTCTGCGACGTGGAAGCGAGGCACTCGCAGCGGCCGGGACCACCACGCTGCGGCGGCGCGCCGTGGTCCGCGGCCTGACGGGCATCGGTGCGATCGTCAGCGGGACGAGCGACGCCGGCGTGAGGCGGTAGCCGAAGTCCGTGCCCGGGAATGCGACGGCCAGACATTCGTGGACGTCGCTCGGGTGCGTGCCGCCCGTGAATGCGTGCTTGATCAGGTCGAACGTGTGCAACAGCAGGCCGCCGTGTTCGTCGATGTCGGCATCGAGCAGGTACGTGTCGCGGCCGTCGCGCGTCACACGCGCCACCGAGAACTGCAGGTTCGCCTTCCGCTCCGTCGTCTTGACGCTCGCACCGCGGTCCACGCGAGACACGCCGGGAATCGCGCGGAAGTTGTCGAGGTGCAGCCCGACGGGCGCGAATTTGTACCCTGCGGGCCCGCGCGCCGCCAGATCGTGGACGACCGCCCAGCAGGCCTCGTCCACCTCGGCGATGAACCGCTCACGCGTCGCGAGGAGCAGTTCGCGCACGGAGGCGAACCATGGCCGCTGCGTGCCCGGCACCTTCTCCACGCGCAGACGACCGTAGAGATTGAGCAGGCACTGCTTGGCCAGTCCGCGCGATTCGTCGGAGGCATCGATGGCGTCGAACGCATCACCCGTACACTCGACGGGTGCGGAGAACTGACCGACGCGCAGGGCCGGCGAATCGCCAAGCACCGCGCGCAGTGGATCGAACGGATCGGCGAGGCGGCGCCACGTCGTGAAGGAGGGCTGCCAGTGCGAGGGCCGGCGCGGCAGCATCAACTGCCGCATCGGCGTCACGCGACCGTCGCCGTCCGCCGTGCAGGTCACCGCGCCATCGCGATACAGGCGGGGTGTCACGCGCAGAATCAGCCCCGTCGTTGTCGGCGGCCCGTCCTCGATCGCGAGTCTCACGGGTGCGCCTGCGAGGACCACAGTGGCGCTCACGGTTCCAACGCCGCTGGGCGGGCCGAGTCGCACCTGCACTGTGGGATCGTGCACAGGCACATCGGCCACGTCGTGGATGGCGAGATCGAGCGTCAAGCGCGGCATGCAGCCTCCCCAGCCTCTCCCCCCGGACGCAGGGGCTCTGGAGTGGTCAAACGTCGAACAGCCCCGGATTGCACAGGGTTCCGTCAGCGGGGGTGTCACGTTTCACCGCGTCAGGACCACGAATCCGGCAATGGCTTCACGCCTCGAAAGGTCGTCAATGCGTATCCTGGTCGTCATCCTCTCCGGCGTCTGCG
This genomic interval from Acidobacteriota bacterium contains the following:
- a CDS encoding YceI family protein, giving the protein MTTASASSVTTYQIDPAHSEATFTVRHLITRVRGSFTDFAGTIAFDEADRARSTVSFTIQAASIDTNQPDRDAHLRSADFFETETYPAITFASTGIASTGGDAYAVTGDFTIRDVTKSIALPVTFLGKAKDPWGNERVAFEAEYTINRKDYGLNWNAALEAGGVLVGDEVKIGLSIQAIPAQ
- a CDS encoding DUF1080 domain-containing protein, encoding MTKRTRVSAACVLVTLLVVPLAAAQEQAPGQKPSPKDTEVWEPEPKVVTPGATDAAPPSDAIVLFGGQNLDAWVNAKDGAPAGWTVADGVFVVNKPVGNIQTKQSFTNYQLHIEWRVPANITGKDQGRGNSGLFLASVGGGDGGYELQILDSYNNRTYSNGQAGSIYKQAIPLANAMRKPGEWNTYDVIWAAPTFNADGSLKSPARVTALHNGVLIQNGYQLTGQTLYIGKPSYKVHGPTPIKLQAHGDPSEPLSFRNIWLRELP
- a CDS encoding MarR family transcriptional regulator; protein product: MRTAAVLEHTLETALKPLGITSTQYNVLRILRGAGHDGLCRGEIGARMVRRVPDVTRLLDRLEDAGYIERTRGADRRYVTTRITPQGLDVLAGLDATITAFHRTYLGALVPDQVQTLLDLLAEIRRSPT
- a CDS encoding metallophosphoesterase — encoded protein: MPDALDSGPLTPFPEPLPTRRHVRGVGILLFVLAALALVTPIAAESAMARVGALLVVAGLLEVYDGFRRAHAADVRAASIDGAGTALIGLVVLNSSAVVAEVFVAILGAWFLLDAGRHAWRGQAALRGITPLNWRAWAFPLVGNLVVALVILILRDRVLWLTVAITASLRILGSAWNVLGAPVLAWRDAGDTALVDLGLHGRPELAAIADRIEEEEAARGPYDREWVVGFTATLFALHAARMGFDGSLLATVSPAIAVLGDWLIALLIAAFLVTPARLLFRRLTRPLERAAWALVLVSPAGRTARAAQRAARLWLVARLRFAVRVRQMRYAPLTALRRGLRIGLPAAAVIAATVPVWGMSWYFDTENWAAGIWNSWAEARTDTWREAMVREVSRVRPVGSGAQAFAVSPAGLPADGDFGFIVIGDTGEGDASQLVLKDSLLAATAQPGVRFLVISSDVVYPAGAMRNYEANFWLPFKGVRVPVYAIPGNHDWYDALEGFAATFLEPAAARVAMRARIEADEGIGSTTDADIEALIARAQHLAAEYRVPVGFQRAPFFQIQTARFALIALDTGIAQRVDPLQWQWLEDALTAARGKAIMVVLGHPFYAGGRYHADATDTDATGFAAIHALLRRHGVAIAMAGDTHDLEYYVERPSDAPAETMYHWVNGGGGAYLSLGSSLAWPDDPATPTWAHYPRYDAVAAKIDATTAWWKRPAWWWIRALHGWPFTAEWLSALFDSNEAPFFQSFVEVRVEPSAGRVRVLPWGVHGRLRWSDLEMSGGVRPEGTATDALVEWVVPWPTAATH
- a CDS encoding c-type cytochrome, which codes for MMRGLVPFVALVFGCGVMVAAAGQTGVQAPQATTQAPAAPQSGPPDEWLPPAPKNLKLLPKDIEPKALLAVMRGFNEAMGVRCVYCHVAGPDPTDMSAFNFESDRKGSKEATREMMKYTDAVNEVFPASVGDAPKPGELRVTCYSCHQGRRHPPTSRPANQPREE